One Candidatus Syntrophosphaera sp. genomic region harbors:
- the trxA gene encoding thioredoxin: protein MIKELDNTNFDAEIANGTVLVDFWAAWCGPCRMIAPTIDQLARENPEIKFAKLNVDEHPEVASKHGVMSIPTLLFFVDGVLKDTTIGVVPKAVLEKKLEALKA, encoded by the coding sequence ATGATCAAGGAATTGGATAATACAAACTTTGACGCTGAGATAGCCAATGGTACCGTGCTGGTGGATTTCTGGGCCGCATGGTGCGGTCCCTGCAGGATGATCGCGCCCACCATCGATCAATTGGCCAGGGAAAATCCTGAGATTAAATTCGCCAAACTGAACGTGGATGAGCATCCCGAAGTGGCTTCCAAACACGGAGTAATGAGCATTCCCACCCTGCTGTTCTTTGTCGATGGCGTCCTGAAAGACACCACGATCGGAGTGGTCCCCAAAGCTGTGCTGGAAAAAAAACTGGAAGCCCTGAAAGCTTGA
- a CDS encoding lysophospholipid acyltransferase family protein, whose translation MKRNDLTNRIEYILFRFVLWKLRLIPYTWGKWLITSLFLWIGYGLGIRRKTADLHLRMVYPDMKAAERKALLKKIYYNMGLTSAEIYLLKEEKLIANTSISGKPHVHKALSLGRGAILATAHLGNWEAARLLPLFSIPLSVVVKKQHNPYFDAYNAAIRIRQGVSLIDFRRGLRDILTHLNKNEMVAILADQNAGSSGLVLDFMGYPASHYKGVAKISLRYKVPIVPGFAIRTKEGGIKISFETMIYHPELDDTEENYAFILKKLNAIIEEQINRYPEQWFWVHKRWKATGAMRSGRSDPD comes from the coding sequence TTGAAACGGAATGACCTCACCAACAGGATAGAGTACATCCTGTTCCGCTTCGTGCTTTGGAAGCTGAGGCTTATCCCCTACACCTGGGGAAAATGGCTGATCACCTCCTTGTTCCTGTGGATAGGCTACGGCCTTGGCATTAGGCGCAAGACTGCCGACCTCCATCTGCGCATGGTCTATCCGGACATGAAGGCCGCCGAGCGCAAAGCCTTGCTGAAGAAGATCTACTACAATATGGGACTCACCAGTGCTGAGATCTATCTGCTCAAGGAAGAAAAACTGATCGCCAACACCAGCATTAGTGGAAAACCCCATGTGCACAAAGCGCTATCCTTGGGCAGGGGCGCGATCCTGGCCACTGCCCATCTGGGAAATTGGGAGGCAGCCCGGCTTTTGCCTTTGTTCTCGATACCCCTCTCGGTTGTGGTCAAGAAACAGCACAATCCCTATTTTGACGCCTACAATGCTGCCATCCGCATCCGCCAGGGAGTGTCTTTGATCGACTTTCGCCGCGGCTTGCGGGACATCCTGACCCATTTGAACAAGAATGAAATGGTGGCCATCCTGGCGGACCAGAATGCCGGCAGTTCCGGTCTGGTGCTCGATTTCATGGGCTACCCGGCCTCCCATTACAAAGGCGTGGCCAAGATCTCGCTGCGTTACAAGGTGCCCATCGTGCCGGGTTTTGCCATTCGCACCAAAGAAGGCGGGATCAAGATCTCCTTTGAGACGATGATCTATCATCCGGAACTGGATGACACAGAAGAAAACTACGCTTTCATCCTCAAGAAACTGAACGCCATCATCGAAGAGCAGATCAACCGTTACCCGGAACAGTGGTTTTGGGTCCATAAACGCTGGAAAGCGACCGGCGCGATGAGATCCGGCCGCTCAGATCCGGATTGA